TATAAAGATTATTATACTCACCATGTACCAAACCTAGAGCATAATTTAATAAGTCACCATTATTTAGGACGCCTTTTGTTAACATCTTCTCCAGAAATTTATTATTTCCTAATTTGTTAGATTTAAAGTTCTCATTCCATCTAAAAAAATCTTCAATAGTTGAATAAACTTGACCATCTCCACCAACTGCAAAATCAAAATGATGTTCTCGTAGAAATTCATCACCCTTCTTTTCATAACCAATTGCTCTATTTTTTACAACTTTAGCACTATCTTCATAAATGAAAGTATTCGTCATACCAAGAGGCTTAAATATTCTTTTATGAGCAAATTCTCCTATTGATTCTCCGCTTACTCTTCTTATAATAATAGCTAGTAAAAGATATCCTGAATTACTGTATAAATGTTCTGCTCCAGGCTTAAAATTAAGACTCTTTTGCTTCTTTAAGATATCAAGAGCATAATTCTCTTTGAAGACATCATTAAAATCTTTTCCTGATAGCCACATTAAAGTTAGATAATCTCTTAATCCACTAGTGTGATGCAAAAGGTGCCTTATTGTAATATCACCTTCAGCATACTTTGGTATTTCAGGTAAGTGTTTTTGAATAATATCATCTAAGGCTAATTTCCCTTCACTCTCTAATAGAACAATACAGGCTGCGGTAAACTGCTTTGAAACTGATCCAATATCAAAAACTGTTTTGGGCGATATCTCTATATCATAATCAAGATTTGCTATACCATAACCTTTACTGAACAGTATCTCTCCTTTGCTATAGACACCCACAGCACAACCTGGTGTTTTTTTATAATCGCTAAAGAGAGAATCAATTTCTAATTCAAATTTCTGATTAACTGGTGGTTTTTGAATAACATTTTTATTATCTAACATTTTGTCCTCGTTATTTATTTTTGTTCAAACTATATAGTAGCATTAATTTTAATGCCAACAACCTTATCTTTCAACCTGTTTCATAGTGAATTTATTTGACACAATTGCCTGTAACATCTGGCTACCTTCCACAGTGGAAGATACACGACCTTCAAATTTACCAATTAGTGGCATATGTTCTCCTTTTACTTTAGTATATACTCCATGAATCACTTCACTCATCTTCTAATTTTTAAATCATCTATTGGACTTTTAATTTTTGAAAAGGCAGTTTGAGTAATTTTTTTGTATATACCCAAAATCTGTTCTATGTTCAAGTAGATGTGCCCGTAAGCTATGTCTAAGAATGTGAGCTGATGCCAATTTATTTACACCGGAAATTACATACTCTGACTTTAAAGCTATTCTCTTCTCAACACTAGCTAGTATTTTACTAACCAAATTCTCTCTCAAAGTTATATCCTATTATTCCAAATGAACAGTATTATTTTAACAACTAAATCTAACTTTGTCAAAGGTTTAAAATAGAAAAACGAAAATAACGTCATCCTGTAGAGCATTTTATTTAACTTAAAACGGAAAATTGAGAATTGAAAATGCAAGAAAAGATATTACACTTCGTTCGATATGACAGCTATTAATAAGGGCAGATGGCTGTGCCTATCGGATCAGAGTGAACAGTTTTCAAAGTCTATTGTAATTTTTTTTTCTGACAACTATAATAAATAATTCTACTCAAAGCATTGTAAACTATACTACTTTAAATAGGAGAAAACTATGATCCGTAAAATTTCGTTAATTTTGCTTATTGCAATCATCTTCAGTTGTTCAAAAAAAGACCTCAACTATTCAGTTGAAGTTGTAAATGGTGTTAAAACTTACAAAAACGAAAACAGAGAATCAATGCCAGATCTTGTTATCCAACCAAAAGAGTTGTACACCATCAAAGATTTTGATGAGACTATTACAGATTCTACCCGTATAATTAAAGAGTTTGGTATTTTTGATACAGACAGTAAGGGGAATATCTATATTCTAGATGGTGGGACATGCTCAGTTAAAAAGTTTGATCCTAATGGGAAGTTTGTTAAAAGCTTTGGTAAAAGAGGTCATGGTCCAGGAGAATCATCCTATGCTTGGAATATGACAATTACAAATGACACAATTATATTTGATGATTATCTCTCAAAAGAGATGTTAAGATTTGACTTGGAAGGTAATTTTATCAATAAATTTAGTCTTACAGCCTCTGGTCCAACAGAGAGATTTAAGGGATTAAATGACGGTAAAATTATTGGATATCAGGCTTATCAGGAAGATGAAGGCGACGATGCTTACGTTAGTTATAATTTTTCTCTATTTGACGACAGACTAGTAGTCTTGAAAGAATTGGCAAACAAAAGAGTCAAGTTTGAGCAAGAGAAATATAATTTTTTTGACCTATTTCTTTCAGCATACACTCACTCAGACAAAGAGATTTTTTTTGCAGAGAAGAGCGACTCCTATTATAAGATCAATGTTTTTAATTTTAATGGTGAACATATATATTCAATAACGAAAAATTATATTAAAATCCCTTTTGAGAAAAATGAAATGGATGTCTTCGATAAACGATATAAGGATACTTGGTATTTCTCAAACAATAAATCAAAATTTAAAAGTGCCATTATCAATATGGAATTTGATAAATATAATAGACTTTGGGTGTTTTCATCAATTGAAAGAAGTGAAGTGAACAGAAATGACCTAGTAGTAGATATATTTAAAGATGGCGTTTACTTGAAAAGTATAAAACTCGATATCTGCTCTGGTTATGACTTTGTGAATTACGATCATCAGATAAAGTTAAGAGGCGATAAGCTTTTCTATGTAAATACTGTTGATATGTTTATGAAAGTATATGATTATTAAAGGATAAGCAAAAACAATATAAAATATGATATTAGTACAATCTTGTTAATTAGGCTAGAGAATAATTGATACTTTGCATCAATATTAGATTTCTTATTCTATCAATAAATCAAAGTTCAAGTTCAAATAATTGATGCAATAACTGTGAAGTTTCAGATGAGCTACCAGTTTAAATAATTTTTTCTACGATTTCTTTTGGAAATAAAAATTATCAATTTTCAGCTTTTCAGAAATGCTGAACCAAAACCAACACCCTAATCCCCTTAATCCCCTTTGTCAAGGTAAACAAGAGAATTGTCGTCATCATAGCCTTCACTAACCCTACGGTTAGAATTTCGCTGGTGATGGAGCTTTTATGTAGAGATTTTCGTTTTTAAAGAAGTAAAAAGATCTTCCATTATTGAGAGATATATTCTTTTTTGAAACTTTTTTGATTCCAAAAATACTTCTAAAATTGACGCACTAAATCTTATGTTTTAAAATTCAAGAAGAAAACTATGTCGTGAAATAGACAAATTGGTAAACCAAAACTTGAACCTATTAATTTCAGTCTTAAATATTGGATCTTATGAAAGAAAATCTACATATTAGAAATTCTAATACAAAAGAGAATTTTTATTTATGTACTCCCAAATCTCAGCTTCTTCCAAATTCAACCAACCATTTTTGAATGCATCGAAAAGGTACACTTTGTCACCACTAGAGAACTTTTTGTCGAGAAAAATGAAATACGGTACACCCAATTCTCTGTAATGTCTTATTCTTTCTTCTCTTGGTTTTTCAAATTCAAAAGCAATATTAATTTTTGCTGAAAGTCTGTCATATAGATTTTTTGCCTGATCTATTATAATTTGACTTGAACCGTCTTCTGGAAGTACAACTGCTTTAATTGGAGCAATTTTTGGATTTAAAACAATAGAACTATTTTTAACTCCATCGTAATTTACTTTTTCAAAAGTGTTCCATAGTATAGCTAAAGTAAACTTATCGAGATCCATCCTGATACGAATAATAAAAGGGAAAAATGCAGAACCCGTGTTTGGATCCAGTACGGTTAGCGGAGCAGTCTTATTTTTATCATCTTCATTTTGAAAATCAAAATCTATTCTATTGCTAACGGAAGCAATTTTTTCACTACCAAAAGGAAACTTGTAATAAAATTCAAATTTTTCACTATAATAATCTGTTGCATTAAATGAGCTGTTTTCAATACGATCATTGGTGATATCAAGTAATTCTTTATCCAATCCCAATTCTATGAATTTAGTAAATAAAATATCTTTCCAGGTTTTTGTCCATCTATCAGCATTTTCAGGTTTGACAAAAAACTCAATTATCTGATGCCTTGAGTCTCTTCGGTTAAGCAAAAATTCTTTAGAATTAAAATGTTCTCGTGGTAACTTCATTGTTCTTCCAATTCCAAAAGGAATTTTCAGTTTTTTAATATTTCCATACATTTTATATTGAAGGAAAAACTTTGGATCATTATTTATCTCTTCAATTGGAACAATATTAGATGGTGTCTCGATTAGCTCTGTATGCCACCACTTCATAATATTCATTTGAACTAAGTTGCCAAAAGTTCCTAATTTCCAATAAATTGCGGCACTGTCACCAAACTCTTTTACTTTTGCAAAATAATCCTTCTTTATAATGAAAGTTTCAAAATCAAGAAGTTTTGTATTTTTAAAGGAAGTTGCCTTCTGGATATTCAGATTCTCTTTACGGATATCATTTTCTTCGTTTTCACTTTCGATTATAGATTCCTTTTTATCATCAATTGCTCGTTGTAAGTCGAGATTAAGATCTATACCGTCATAAATATCATCATTATCAATACTCATCAAATCTCCCTTTTTCTAATAATGAAAATGAATTAACTAAATATAATACTTAAATATTAATAATTTGACAAAAAACTAATTTAAAATCGTAAAAGAGTTTATTGGAATTCTTATATCTTGATATTCAGATGCACAAAAATATGGTTTTTCAGAAGATTTATTAGATAATCGTAATCAACTTCTGGATTATCTATATAGTCAGCTAGGTCGTCAATTTTAGAATTATAAAGATTACAAAATTTTTCGACAAGTTTAGGTTTTGCAGAATCAAATTTTGAGAATATAGAGCCATAAGACGATATAAGATCATTTATCGAAATATCAATTCCGAGGCAGTAAACTAAATATCTTAAAAAAAGAGAATAGTAAATTTTAGTGTTATGTATTAGACGATTCTTAGAGATAAAGTTTTCAAACTTTCTTAGGAGATGAAAAAAACATGTAGAATTATATGACTCAATAAAAGGCAGTTTATCTAATAAAGTATAGGATTTCATGATAAGATCAATTTTTTTTAACTCTTTTTTTAAATCAACGTATTCATTTAACAAAATTGCATCTAAAATTTTATCCTTCTCTATTTGAAAGTTGATAAGATGGATCGGAGTTAAAATCGGATAAAAACTTTTTTTACCTGATTTAAGCCCATAAACGACAAATTCTTTGAAACCAGAATCCTTTAGAAGTATTTTTAGATAGTATCTGTTTCCACTATTTCTAATGTTTATAACAAAGCCTTCATCTTCAGTCATAATCAGACTTTCTTGACTCTCAGTATTGATCCTGGCACAACTGATCTTACATGTGGAAGAACTACAATTTGATTAGGTTTAGTTCTGTCTATTTCTCTACCAATAACATCTTTAATAAATTTAGGGCAGTATGAAATAGTTCTTTTTCCTGGAATTAAAATTTCCATTTCATCGTTTGGATGAAAAGCTGATTTTACTTCAACTACCATATATGTTTTATCAATTATTTCTTTAACAGTACCTGCGATATCGTGAGTTGCAATTGCTTTTGACGATCTAGTTTCTTGACTTTCAGAAGCATCAACCTTTCCATCAAAATTAAACTCAGTATAACCTCTATTTGCAATCTTTGACAACTCTTCTTCCCACTCTGGTAGAAATGTAAAGCCTGTTTTATCTGCTATGTAAGAATCACGAACGTTTTTATAAAGATTAACCACACTGGAAAGATAGCTTAGAGCTTTCATTCTACCTTCAATTTTGAAAGAGTCGATACCAGCTTCAATTAACTCGGGTAATCTTTTCACTAAAGCTAAATCTTTTGAATTAAAAAAATAGGTTCCTCTTTCGTCTCCTTCTACATTTATTGGGTTATCTAAAAATTTACTGTTTAATTGATATGGAAATCTGCAAGGCTGATTGCATTCACCCTTATTGGCATCTCTTGATGATGTGTGATAGCTAAGCATACACCTTCCTGAATAGGACATGCACATAGCCCCATGAACAAACATCTCCAATTCTAAATCAGTATAATTTCGTATATCTTTGATCTCTTGAAAACTTAATTCTCTAGGTAAGACAACCCTACTAGCCCCCATTCGTTTCAGAAGATCATAAGTTTTATAATTTGTTGCAGAAAATTGAGTAGAAATATGAAGATCTTTATGAGGGAGAAGTTCTTTTACTATTTCCATCACACCAAGATCAGCTACAATCACAGCATCAATATCACTTTTTTCAATCTCTTTTAGATATTCAGGAAGCTGTTTTAAATCCTCATTGTGAGCCATTATATTTAAAGTAAGATAGGTTTTTACGTTTTTAGATTTACAAAAAGTAGACGCTTCGTATAGCTCGTCGATAGTAAAATTACCAGCGTATGCTCTCATTCCAAAA
The nucleotide sequence above comes from Candidatus Delongbacteria bacterium. Encoded proteins:
- a CDS encoding beta-lactamase family protein, which codes for MLDNKNVIQKPPVNQKFELEIDSLFSDYKKTPGCAVGVYSKGEILFSKGYGIANLDYDIEISPKTVFDIGSVSKQFTAACIVLLESEGKLALDDIIQKHLPEIPKYAEGDITIRHLLHHTSGLRDYLTLMWLSGKDFNDVFKENYALDILKKQKSLNFKPGAEHLYSNSGYLLLAIIIRRVSGESIGEFAHKRIFKPLGMTNTFIYEDSAKVVKNRAIGYEKKGDEFLREHHFDFAVGGDGQVYSTIEDFFRWNENFKSNKLGNNKFLEKMLTKGVLNNGDLLNYALGLVHGEYNNLYTICHGGSWGGFRSFYLQFPDEDLSIIIMSNYAHMNTGHIANQVADIFIKDKLKREEKFEKKLKSSPIKGIELSAKQLQKYCAFYWNKEEEYSRKIYLKNDTLFYYRSDSSESPLFPIAKDEFKMAEVDDDLRVKFTVNDAGQQMMTLIINSGTPSEFTAYTPSSYTDIELKRFAGAYFSEELNVSYLFKLIDNKLMLSPVGHEISPMIPIMENTFANDDFGVFVFKRNSKGEITECELKAGRVSNIKFTKQ
- a CDS encoding U32 family peptidase C-terminal domain-containing protein, with amino-acid sequence MLTAVDFGADAIYLSGQTFGMRAYAGNFTIDELYEASTFCKSKNVKTYLTLNIMAHNEDLKQLPEYLKEIEKSDIDAVIVADLGVMEIVKELLPHKDLHISTQFSATNYKTYDLLKRMGASRVVLPRELSFQEIKDIRNYTDLELEMFVHGAMCMSYSGRCMLSYHTSSRDANKGECNQPCRFPYQLNSKFLDNPINVEGDERGTYFFNSKDLALVKRLPELIEAGIDSFKIEGRMKALSYLSSVVNLYKNVRDSYIADKTGFTFLPEWEEELSKIANRGYTEFNFDGKVDASESQETRSSKAIATHDIAGTVKEIIDKTYMVVEVKSAFHPNDEMEILIPGKRTISYCPKFIKDVIGREIDRTKPNQIVVLPHVRSVVPGSILRVKKV